In candidate division WOR-3 bacterium, the genomic window AAGGGCCTGTAACACCCAAATCAGGACCTCCTGAAATTTCTATTCCCTTCATTTCCCAATTACCATTAATTGGAGCAATTGTATATCCAAGTCGAACTCCGAGAATAAACCCTCCCTTTGCCTCTTCGTTCTCTTTAAGACCCAATAGATAATCTCCTCCAATAGCAAGATTAAGCAATAGGCTCCCTTTGGAAAGTTCAACGCCCCTTTTTGGGTTAGCTAAAACTTCGTCAAAGGAAAGAGAACCTTCTTCTAGTATCCTTAAACTTATTCCACCACCCCCAATCCCAAAAAGGGGGTAAATATTTAGATTAGTATTTGAATAAGCAATATAACCCAAATTAAAGAAACCATAACCAGCAGAGATTAAAGTTTTATAGCTCCCACTTGTAACTTCTTTTCCAATTAGTCCATGCCCTTCTCCACCTATGATCACTTTTCCAATTATTCCATATCCTCCTCCGCCAAGAGAAAAAAAATTCTCTTCTAGCTTGGAATATCCATTCTTTTCTAACTCCGAATTCAAATTTTCCAGTTTTATGATGTTGCCTCCCAACATAAAATATCCTGCACCACCTCCATTCATATTTTGTGCTACCAATTTCTTTCCAAAGAAAAATGTTAAATTCATTATCAAAAGGATAAAAATCAACCTCTTACACATTTTTCCTCCTTTCTTTTGATTTTAGGAAAAATTATACTTATTCTCCTAAAAGTCAATCTAATTTTTCAAGAAGACTGCCTCTTTATTACTCTTTTTAAATTCTTAAGATATTCTCTAAAGGCTATTTTTCCCTTTTCTGTTATGCGATAGGTTGTATAAGGTTTTTTATTATAAAACGTTTTTTTTACTTTTATATATCCGACTTTCTCCAGTTTTTTAAGGTGGGTGCTTAAATTCCCATCCGTGACATTAAGTCTTTTTTTAAGATAATTAAAACTCACTTCTTCAATCTTAACCGAATTTAAGATGGTAATAATTCCAAGCCTTATTGGGGAATGAATAACCTTATTTACTTCATTAGGATTAAATTCTCTCATTTAAAATTTTTCTAAAGGCGAAGCTTTATGAAGATTCCTGGGACTATCATAGTAGTTAGGATAATGAAAATAAAGAGATAAAAAGTTATTCCGGGATATAAGCTTACAATAATACCGCCTATCCAATAAAAAAGAGTTGGAATCAAAAATATCTTTAGAGTAAGAAGAGCTTCAATGAAAAATCCGATACCCATAAGGATTGAAATAGAGCCTATTAAGAGTTCAGCCTGAAAATTACCCGTAGATAACGAGACAATCAATATATTTAGAAATATGCCAAGGCAGACTCCAATCCAGGTGATTTCTATAACTTTGCCTATAAAAGACGAAATACCACTCATCTTCGCTATTTTTTCTCCTCTCTTATGACTAAAAAACCAACCAATAGAGAACACAAAAAAACACTCTATCCATAATGATACATCTTTAATACTTGAAAAAGAAAAGTCATTCCTAAACCAAAAAGAACGAGTATTCCCCAAATAAACTGAAAGTCCAAAACATATATAATCACTTTCTTCAAATCTTCACCTGTTTCTTTTAAATATTTCTTTATTTCCTCTAAACTTTTTCTACATCTTTTTTTCTCATATTTCCTCCTTATTGCAAAGTTCTTTGTTTTACAAAGTAAAATATAATTAAAAATTTAAAATTTGTCAAGCCCCTAAAAATTTTTGTATGTTAAATCCAAAGCAGATGGACACTTTGTGGAGGTTCTGGGAATAAAGAGGGTAGATTTAAATATAAACCTAAAAATTGTTGGTTAGAAGAATTAAGGAGTTGCAATGATTGTTAAAATAAATATCCTCCTTTTAAAGACAAACAAAAAAGGAAGATATATGTTTTATTATCAATAGGACGAGGTTATAAAAATATGCAACCCTTTGATAAGGTAAAAATTCGTTTTGAGATGGTAAAAATGCGAAAGAAGAGTCTATAGAGATGTAGCCCGTAATTTTACTACAGGAAGACCTACC contains:
- a CDS encoding transcriptional regulator, with amino-acid sequence MREFNPNEVNKVIHSPIRLGIITILNSVKIEEVSFNYLKKRLNVTDGNLSTHLKKLEKVGYIKVKKTFYNKKPYTTYRITEKGKIAFREYLKNLKRVIKRQSS